The following is a genomic window from Xiphophorus couchianus chromosome 5, X_couchianus-1.0, whole genome shotgun sequence.
aaaaggaaaaaaataccctggagaaggaaaagactGCTCTGGAGCAAAACAGTACCTCCTTGGAGCAGAAAATCACCACCCTGGGGCAGAAATACACTGCCTTGGCAAAGGAAAAAGATGACCTGAAGGAGGAAAACTTCTTTTTCAACCAGGTAAACACCATCTTGGAGAAGGAAAACACCTTATTCAAGCAGGAAAGACCCTCGTTTGAGACGAAAATGAACACCCTGGAGCAGGACAACATCGccctgaagcaggaaaacaccaccctgatgcagaaaaacacagcCTTGGAAAGGCGAAAAAAAGTCCTGAAGCAGGAAAACTCAGTTTTCAAACAGGTAAACACCATCTTGGAGTCGGAAAACATTCTcaatgagcagaaaaaaacctCCCTTGAGGAGAGATGCACCTACTTAGAGAAGGTAAACACCAACCTGAAGCAGAAGATCACAGCTCTGAATCAAAAAAGCACTGCATTGGAGGATATAATCACAGCCTTGGAGAAGGAAAAAGCCGCCCTGGAGGAGAAAAGCACCGTCTTCGAGAATATGAGCACTGACCTGCAGCTTAAAGTGGTAGAGCTGAGCCATTGCCTGAGGGTCAGAATGGAACAGCTGAACCAGCAGCCATCAGAGGAAACCCACGAAGACATCCAATCAGTTTCAAACCAGCCACAGGTGCAGCCGCCTGTATTGAGTCGTGTGATCGGAGGCTTCTCCAATAAACTTCTGAAAATGTGTATTGACACTCTCAGGTATTGGTATGAAAGATTGAAGTTCTAAATAAAGAAGAGTCATGAGGGCTCCAAGCTTTTATCGATGGCAGAAAAGCTTGAGGACAACAGGACTGCGGTGTCAGGGGAAGCTTGACACTTGGGGGCTGATGGCGGAAGAGCTTAACGCTTGAAAGATGTTGGCAGGAGAGTTTGAGGCCCGCAGGACTGCGGTGCCACGGGAACTTGAGGCCATCGAATTCTGGTCTCCTTTGTCGCCAGATCATAGAGTTATATTATGAactctagttttgtttttattttagttaggCGTCAGATGAGATGCTTGGGGCCAGCAGTGTCTCCTGGCCTGCCTCCAGGGCTTTGTAGCGAGCCCCgttggtctccaggctgacctccagggcttcgtaacGAGTCCTGTCGGTCTCCCAGACTGCCTTCGCCCCGAAGGCAGTCCGGGGCAGTCATAGCGAGTCCTGTCGGTCTCCAGGCTGAtctccagggcttcatagcgagtccTGTCGGTCTCACAGCCTGCCTCCAGGGTTTCGTGgcaagtcccgttggtctccaggctgacctccagggcttcatagcgagtccTGTCGGTCTCGCAGCCTGCCTCCAGGGGTTTGTGgcaagtcccgttggtctccaggctgacctccagggcttcatagcgagtccTGTCGGTCTCGCAGCCTGCCTCCAGGGGTTTGTGgcaagtcccgttggtctccaggctgacctccagggcttcatagcgagtccTGTCGGTCTCGCAGCCTGCCTCCAGGGTTTCGTGgcaagtcccgttggtctcccagctgacctccagggcttcatagcgagtccTGTCGGTCTCGCAGCCTGCCTCCAGGGTTTCGTGgcaagtcccgttggtctcccagctgacctccagggcttcatagcgagtccTGTCGGTCTCGCAGCCTGCCTCCAGGGTTTCGTGgcaagtcccgttggtctccaggctgacctccagggcttcatagcgagtccTGTCGGTCTCGCAGCCTGCCTCCAGGGGTTTGTGgcaagtcccgttggtctcccagctgacctccagggcttcatagcgagtccTGTCGGTCTCGCAGCCTGCCTCCAGGGGTTTGTGgcaagtcccgttggtctccaggctgacctccagggcttcatagcgagtccTGTCGGTCTCGCAGCCTGCCTCCAGGGGTTTGTGgcaagtcccgttggtctccaggctgacctccagggcttcatagcgagtccTGTCGGTCTCGCAGCCTGCCTCCAGGGTTTCGTGgcaagtcccgttggtctcccagctgacctccagggcttcatagcgagtccTGTCGGTCTCGCAGCCTGCCTCCAGGGTTTCGTGgcaagtcccgttggtctcccagctgacctccagggcttcatagcgagtccTGTCGGTCTCGCAGCCTGCCTCCAGGGGTTCGTGgcaagtcccgttggtctcccggctgacctccagggcttcatagcgagtccTGTCGGCTGGGCCGGATTTTAGCAGGGGCTTACCGGGGCTGCAGCCCGGGGCCCCGGCATTTCGGGGGCCCCGAaggatgttttatatttttgtgaatggATAGTGTCAGAATTTAATCAATGACTACGATGATTTTGACAGCACCGatgaaaaatgttccaatttGTTCTGGCAAACGTCCATCTTGAATGCTTGCTTGTTATTGGTCCACTTTTGACGCATCTTACGCATTGGGGAGGAGGAGCGTCAAgggaatattattttacaatggcggacaacagaaaatatgacagcGGAGAGCAGAAAcgaaggaagagaaaaaaagagcatcGCGCCAAACAAAAtgcctaaactgacaggctttTTTCAACCTGTTAGCGGAGATGGAGCAGAAACATCGTTATCCGCCGCTCCTCGAACCCTTAGCTATGCTAACACCGGCACTAAGATCCAGCCAGAACCTTGGCGTCTGTGGAGTCAGAGTCGGTGGAAGCGGGATCTTCTTCCGCAGATGGAAAGACGACTGTGGATCCGTACAGTACCGATCCGGCGCATTGGGGGGAAATTGACGAGTCCGTGCGAGCTTACTGGGCTGAGCGAGGACCGGAGAGCTGTCAAAATATGAGTGTTGGCTTTCAAGCATCAGAACCGGGTGTACAAGCATCAAAAGCGTCACTTCTCCAAATCTCACTTTAAACGCAAGATGTTAAATGGTGAGTACATCGAAAGACCGTGGCTGCTCTACTCTCCATCCACCggagctgcattttgttttgcatgccGCATTTTCAGCAATGCTAATACTCAGTCAAACTTTGAAACTGGTTTCAGTGACTGGAAGCACGCAACTGAACGCATGAGAGAGCACGAAAACAGCGAACATCATAGAAAAGCAATGCTGACATATGTTTCACTTGCAGCAGCCAGCGGGAGGATAGACACAGAACTGCAGAAACAATTTGAATCTGAGTGTTCATATTGGACTGAAGTGTTGAGAAGAGTTGTGTCTGTTGTTTTTAGCAGAGAAGGGACTGGCTCTAAGAGGAGCCAGTGACAAATTTGGAAGAACTGATCATGGGAATTATCTGGGAATACTGGAGTTAATCAGCGAGTTTGATCCTTTTCTGAAGTCTCACATAGAGAAATATGGAAATGCAGGTTCAGGGAAACCCTCATATCTTTCTTCCCAAACATGTGAGGAATTTATTCAGCTGATGGGTGATCGTGTTCTATCAGAAATAGTGAGTGAAGTAAAAATGGCaaagtttcaaacttttcaagGTTGagtattgttttcttatttggttTGAGTAAATGTAGGTTGTGTTTGTGGTTCGAGTTCCTACAAAGAAGTTGAATGCAAAAGTGTCATTAATAAATGGAAATCtgtattttgttcttcatatttttcaagATGTTCTCTGTAAAAACCTTGGTCTAGaacagcgtttcccaattccagtcctcaggcctccctgctctgcatgttttagatgtgcctctattccagaacagctgattcaaatgattgcatgaccatcaagtgctgcagaaacctgttgatcacccatagattcaatccaggtgtgtagcagaagggaaacacctaaaacatgcagggcagggaggcctgaggaccggaattgggaaacgctggtCTAGAAGATGAAAATTGTTCATTTGCACCCACCTCTGCTTTTATTGAGAACCGGGGGCTGTAAAAAATCCTTCAGAGGGCAGCACTTTGGACTTACCTGGGTCAggatattttctgaaaactacAGTATGCCTGATCTCTTTTTTCCAGAAGATATTGTTTATATCCATGTTCTGTCTGACTGGCAGAGTAGcacttttttgacatttatttcctCCACTATTTACCAAgaactttaaaaccaaagaaaaagtttgagttttgatATATTCCACTTGTACTTATATGGACTTGTAAATGCTGGggatatttgtataaatattgttttactcgctttgctttgtaaaagtatatTTGAGCATTGCACTTTCTTGCACTCAATCTGTTTTATAGTTTGTGTTGAAGTCCAGGCAACAATAACtattcagtgattttattttgtgatgcaAGCATCATATTCTAGTTTCAACCCCAACATGTGGTTTAGTCTTTCTAGAAAAGAGTTCAGAGTTGTTTGTAGTTTGTGACAACTGGCTTATTAAAGTTGTAAGTTGTCAAAACTTACTGTTCGGTCATTTTCTGCTCATactctaaaacaaaacacatacaaaatatatatatatatatatatatatttatatatttttttttttactctagcCCAGGGGCCCCCATCCTGACTCCAGCCCAGGGGCCGCCATCCTCCTAAATCCGGCCCTGATTATCACTCCCATACCAAAGagcacacatccatatttgcactGAACCTGCCCCCCACCCTCTttggttcgttcctgcttagCACGCTTGATGGTgacgatgttcagcagcagtcagaacAAGACAATGCTGTcaagaaaatcaagaaaattaggttttcaaaaggagagagagaaaaaagacaagagtgtCAATTTGTAGCCCAGTTTTTCTGCAGGAGAGTTGGGTAGATTGTGTGacattatcaaccatttagcatagttagcttagctacagactgcTTGCCTCCACTTCACTAGCattaaatgaacaaagaaaaaacagatctAATCAACCTGGGTGCAAAGTCAGACGTTTTGAAGTACCTACtggtttcagtttaaaatagtATGTAGGGTTTACTTTGACTCGGACACAATGTCAATGGGCTCTGGcaatgttaaattttttgaaGGTCCCATCTATAATAGTGAGacgtttttgacatttttagttctgaaaaaaacaacaaagtttccctttctgtttctttttttttttttttatcacctcAAATTGTTTACCAGTTGTGTGTAGTCTGTTTAGGTTTAAAAgtctttttcaataaattatttttgttttgtctcttgcTCCTGTTTCTTCTAGTTGAATTTTAAATTCAACTGGCATCCAGCAGatgttttattgcagttttttaatGAAGTTATGTTTCCCACCTACTTCTACCTACTTTCTATCTTGCTCCACCTACACGTCAACACAgtttgtttcacatttattcattacCTAGTGACGGATAAATAGGTCGTTCTGGTCGTCGTGCTTCCTCCTTACTACTTTTCAAGACATTCAACAAATCCATCTGTAGGtgagaaaatctaaaacatagAGATTAAGAATGAAATGAACATTAATTAATAGTCTTGTGTTTTGgcttcttaatttaaaaatacctCTAGAATCTTTCtatcaacattttattatacatatatatattttgatattttttgtcagattaaaagtatctGAAGATAATCTTTAAGCAAGTATTATTCGTACTTATCATTGTGTGCAACAGTTTCCCTTGAATTGAGATATGGAAGCAATTTACCTTTTAAATGACATTCAAATTCAAAGAGATGCATCTGTAAATGCAGTTTTGCATGTCATCACTTAACATAAAGCAAAAGCAAGTATATGTTTCTTACAACTATAATGCTTGCATATGTGTCTCAGTTATTTTATGTCGTTTTGAAAGAGCAGTGGCCATGAATTTGctctacaaataaacaaactctatgtggcaaaaaaaaagcttttcagtcTGGAGAAGCATTTGTTGTAGTTTTCAAACAGATCACAATGTGCAAACAGGAGGACTTATCTTATAAAAATAGCTTGACAGGTTCAACAAGATCCACAATCTTAGActgctttggatttttttcttgtttgaattCCTTTTTATAATTAGTACCCGTCAACAATCCTTGCATTCACCACATTGTAATGAAACTGACTCACTGCTTTACACGTTGGCAGCAGCTTTGCCTCTTTCACATTAGAGTCAGAGTGTAATTCCAGGATATTTCGGGGAAAGCAGATGCTTTTGCTCGGTCAAAACACCTCGAGAGGCGAGATGCTGAGGTTGTGGACGTACCGCAGCAAGGTGTTCGTTTCAGCTGGGTAATTCTAACCCCACATCTTGAACACTGTTCTGCAAAATCAGAACATCTAAACACGGATTTAGTCTGCATGCATCTCTGTTCCAAGGCATTCCTGATCACCACTATTTACACAACAAGCAGCTCTGCGCAGCTCTGCGCAGCTCTGCGCAGCTCTGCGCAGCTCTGCGCAGCTCTGCGCAGCTCTGCGCAGCTCTGCGCAGCTCTGCGCAGCTCTGCGCAGCTCTGCGCAGCTCTGCGCAGCTCTGCGCAGCTGCGAACCCCAGAAGTGCTCCAAGAAGCATGCAGGGGAAATGAGAGATCGCACAATAAAGCTAGTAAGATGCATGTGatgtcaaattaaatattgtagTACTCACcttcaaaaaaaattgctctttcactttcacttttCTGCCTTGGTTGAAGATCCTGTGGCGACTTGAGCAAGAGAACTGgccaaacttttcttgttttaggtcagttagaattaccaaaattatttttgtttgctaaatgcctCTATAATGAGAAAAAATGCAACTGGCTCTCTCCAgtcaattgttttatttctttattttttcgaGAAAGCAGCTTGCAAAGTTTCTCCACAAACCTGCTTAGCAACTTGTCAGTTTTGCTAAAGAgtattatttttcactttgtgtcAACCCCACTCCCTGGCAAAACAGGTAGGCAATGCATGGGAAGGTGTGCAGACTAAAGGTCATATAAACTTGCTTTTATTTGTCTCATCAGGCTGGAATATATGTTTCGTACATATATTTCACCTTTCAGCTGTTGTCCATTTTACCAACAAGGAAATACAAATTCCTCTGCTCTTTGAGTATATATGAATGACACCAccttttcagtttcagtttttcccTTATATTTTTCCCATTACATTACTTGTAGAACCAGAATCAATTAGCATTTTCATCTCAACTTATTAGCGCCACAGAAAATGTTAGCTCATCAGGTACATCATTGTCTTTCACAATGAATACATACTCATCTTGTTCAAGCACATTCACATTTGGTCCTTATATCCCTTTTGTACgacacattttagaaaaatggtCACCATTGTCATCTATCTATGTGGTCAGTAAATCTACACCTGTAAAACGATCTGCCCTTTTTATTCtcctctttcatttttctttcggTTTCAAATACTTTCCTTTCTTTGTAGTCAAAATCAGGTTGGCCTCTTTTCTTCTGCGCGTGACGCTCATTGTTGCAAGTTCTCAATTCATTCACATTGTGAATCCACTGCTAATGTGccagaaaatgttaaacatgtttaGATATCTGTAGACCTCATCTCATCagggatttgtttgttttgtttttatagctcCACAAGTTTAAGAACAGCACAACTAAagcatgaaaacaataaaatagtaGTGTCAAATACACGttatcaacaataaaaatatatactaatAGGAATAATAACAGTTTTTCACCTTCCCTCATGTGTTTAAATAGACGTGTTTAGGCCTCATACAAATGCCTCATGAGCCTTTTGTGAGTCAGAGCGAAAGATAAGCCCTAACATCACTTCCTTTCCAGAATTTGCACTCACAAGCAAAACAATACTACTTTTGTTCAGTCTCTTCCTTGTTGTTGAATCAACACTGACCCTCCTACTGTTCCATGCTTTCTTGAGGACAAAATCTTGTTTCAGTGAAATCTTCCACCCTGTACCCAATACTTTGACAGCTTACTCACCATTACTACATCTACTCTGAGTCTTTTGCTTGCTGGCCTTCAGCATGCTTCAAATGCTGTATCTGGTTTGCCTTAATATCAGCCTTCTGCCTgctctttgtctttttaaaccCTGCCATATCGGTCAGTTTGATTTCAGAAGAGGctgatgacatttttattatagCAACATTAAGTTTCCTCTTtccatgtttaaaatgaatagaAGAAGTCTCACAGTGTGAACTGAAGGCAGCCAGCAGTGAACCATTCAGGATTGCCAGATATACAATGACACCTaggtagaaattatttttggaacTGCTTGAACCGGGacgaaaaataacagaaaaataaaaagtctgaatacgtaaaatttaaaaatttgattaaatacatAGTACATTTGTCTGCATTCTCCCTTTGTGCTTAGATGAAGGAATTTGGTAAACAGGCTTGTCAGGTTCCATGTTGACGTAAATTTCCTTCATCGCTTGATGCTCAACACTGACTTTTAACAATGACTATAAATCCTCTGCAGTAGTTGAACTGTGAAAACTGTGGGAAAGAGGTGAGTTATTTGAtgttaaaaatatgaagaaacatattttagagATTACAGCAAGATAAAGAAACTCACAAGTGTTTCAgtgttattttctgaaatatctTACACAACATAAGATTCCTGAAGATTTTAATAGCTTCATAAGTTTCGTTTTGCTGATTCGGTTCTGTATTcgttctttcttttccttctgcttGGTTTATCCTGCTCACAACTTTGTGGTTTATTACATTATAccctaataaaaacaattctaaGTTTATATTGtagctttaaataaatttatggACAtggaaaatttgaaaacaatttcaagGGGAACATTACTTTTACAACACTATGCAGGgaacaacatgttttatttgtcttggTGGATGGTGGTGGCAAATGCAGAAGCATGAAGGCGTGCAGTAGataatgaaaaagatttaatgaaaaaaaatgatgaagTCTAAAACTACAAAGTCACAGGTGTCCAGGGCAgcaacataaattaaaactcCAAGGAAGAAACCGGCAAGGAGACATGTGGAGAGTACAGAGAAACCAGGGGAGTAATGGAAGGAACCAGCAAGGAGTGACTGAAAGAGACGAGCTTAGGTACTGGAAGGTTGATTGCTGACACAAAGAACCGGGCTGATTGGCAAACTGATCCCACATGTGAGAGGAGAGAGGCAGACTGAGGAGAGGTAAAGAGAGGCACAGGGGGTGAggggtcgccagtccatcgcagggcaacacagggtcagacaggacaaacaaccatgcacgcacacactcacacctaaggaagATTTATAGAGACAAATCAACCTAACAGTCATATtattggactgtgggaggaagccagagtacctggagagaacccacgcatgcacagaacccacgcatgcaaactccatgcataAAGAATAGTGGCTGGGAATTGAACCTAGTACCTTCCTTTCTTACATCTGTGCCACTATACAGGCCCAAAACAAGACTAATCtaatcaaaataagaaataacaCAGAATAgtgatgaaactaaaataactaataaagGACTGAACCAAGGTCAAACAAAATAGATGATCTATATAATAATAGAGGACTTacagaacacagaaacaaacaaaacccaactAAACAATCCAAAAGTCGAAAGAGTAAAATGACTGTACATGTACTgtattttatgaatgttttttttttttttttaattcctgttTAAGCCTTGCCACAAAGGAGATTTCTGGATATTTTGTCCGGCTTTTTAGACATCTGGTTGCAGGATACCTGATGTTACCCCTCCCTGATAGGGTGTAAATAAAAggtgtttatttcctttttcattacttttaaatgttttaatctgacagaaaacGTTTCGTGCAGTCTTTTCTTCCGTCTTCTTTTCTTAGGCACTTTACAAGCTTGGTGTCACATTTTGGCTCCTCACTGAAAGACATCAGAGTAACGAATGGAGACATATGATATATTTACAGCTTTGATatcaggttattttattttattttatcttttacatttttgacaggTAAAATGGAAAAAGGTGAAGGACCTTCTCCAGACATTGCAGATATTCCATATATTCCAGACATCCCATATATTCCAGATATCCCAGATATTACAAATATTCCAGATATTACAAATATTCCAGACATCGCAGATATCCCAGCGCCGCCATATCCTGGTCCGCCATTGGACTCAAGTGTGGTCATCAGTCAACCTACACCTGTTGACCAGAAATATCCTCAGCCTGTTGCTCAGCAGTATCAGCAACCTGTTGACCAGAAATATCCCGAGCCTGCTCCTCAGCAGTATCAGCAATCTGCCGACCAGCAATATCCCCAGCCTGTTGCTCAGCAGTATCAGCAATCTGCCGACCAGCAATATCCCCAGCCTGTTGCTCAGCAGTATCAGCAATCTGCCGACCAGCAATATCCCCAGCCTGTTGCTCAGCAGTATCAGCAATCTGTCGACCAGCAATATCCCCAGCCTGTTGCTCAGCAGTATCAGCAACCTGTTGATCAGCAATATCCCCAGTCCGGTGTCCAGCAGTATCAGCAACCTGTTGACCAGCAATATCCCCAGCCTGTTGCTCAGCAGTATCAGCAATATCCCCAGCCTGTTGGTCAACAGTATCAACAACCGGTTAACCAGCTTGGTAAGAGATCAGAGGTCATCttatttattctgcatttcAACATAATTTCACCCCTTTTCCTCCAATCATTGTCTCTTTTCCTATATGTGCTGAAATCTTGACCAGTGTATGCTTCATTCCGTTAACTCCAAGTTCAATGTTTTTATACGTCTAGCTCAACAACAAGTTGTACAGCAAAATCAGACTACTCAACCTGGTGAGTTACTTTCTCAGTTAGTGTCTTTTTATTGAAGATGAGTCTAAAGTTTAAGAATGTATAGAGTTGGTGGTGAGTTTTTAACAAAGTGTTATTGACAGCAACCCCTGTGGTGGTGGTGCAAGCGAGACCAACTGAGGCTCCTGGAAGCATGTTGTGTCCACACTGTAAGACCACCGTTGTGAGCACAACCGAATACAAATTGGGCATGCTCACCTGGATCATTGTTGGAACACTGTTTATTATTGGGTGAGTAAAAAGTTGAAGTATTGAAGTATTCTTTTCTAACCAACCGGTTTAGCAGTGCTGCCGCCTTTGCAGCCACAGGAGGACAGTGATATCTCAAACTGGGTCAGTTTGACAGCTTTCATATGGCAGGGAGAAAATTGAgaggaaaaataagaacaaattaGTGCAACCAATTATTCCAAACTGACATCAAGAAGAATACCAATAAAGTCAGTGCCAGGGATTGAAATTAGTGTGAAGTGGCGTGTAAATTGGAGCAACGCACCAACCAACCACTGTGGCAGGTTTacaatttgaacagaaaaaaagaagaagctgcaTTCAGGTTGAACATCTGTCCAGGGGATGACTGACCGTCTGAAGTACAGACCATATCTGGCGGCCCTATActgtcataatttaacaaactgCGACAGCTCATTGGTTGATTTTACTGACGGACACTGGGTTTATCCAATGAAATCCCTTGGTTCTCCTTGGCCCGCCCTCCCCAAACCAACGTCAAACAAAATCTACTGATCTACAGTATATAATAATAGAGGAAttacaaaacacagaaacaaacaaaacccaactAAACAACCCGGAAGTCAAAAGAGTAAAATTACTGCACATGTACTGTATtttatgaatgtatttttatattttaaaaaaatcttgtttaagCCTTGCCACAAAGGAGATTTCTGGATATTGTGTCCGGCTTTTTAAACACCTGGTTACAGGATACCAGATGTTACCCCTCCCTGATAGGTAACATCAGGGAGGTAACCTGATGTTACCCCCCTGATAACATAGAACAGTTAGAAAACAGCTATTGGTACCatttaacaatgtttaaaaaatcactAGACAGATCTTAACTAAATACTATCTGGGGGAGTTGTagccaaaatgtgaaaatgttcaacatagGAAATGATTGCAAGAATGTTAGGGTTGAGTAGTTAAAGTTTGCTGTTAGTAATTACTTCAAGTGAACTTATTGTACTTCACCTTTGTTAAGGTATCCAtgctttatgttaaattaatctatatatgtacatatttatGGTAGACTTATTGTcagtaaatcagattttatagggttaagaataaatcatatattttatataatttgcatGTACTGGTTGGGCTGGTGAccgaaggaagaaaaaaaaacagtggctggtgaaatgtctgagtgGCTGGTAAAAAATGTTCTCTACCAGCTACTGT
Proteins encoded in this region:
- the LOC114144659 gene encoding cell death-inducing p53-target protein 1 homolog; its protein translation is MEKGEGPSPDIADIPYIPDIPYIPDIPDITNIPDITNIPDIADIPAPPYPGPPLDSSVVISQPTPVDQKYPQPVAQQYQQPVDQKYPEPAPQQYQQSADQQYPQPVAQQYQQSADQQYPQPVAQQYQQSADQQYPQPVAQQYQQSVDQQYPQPVAQQYQQPVDQQYPQSGVQQYQQPVDQQYPQPVAQQYQQYPQPVGQQYQQPVNQLAQQQVVQQNQTTQPATPVVVVQARPTEAPGSMLCPHCKTTVVSTTEYKLGMLTWIIVGTLFIIGCWPCCLIPFCVGACKDVQHSCPQCNNVLHVYRRM